The Ancylothrix sp. D3o genome segment ATGTTTCCGTTTGGATGAGTCGGGAAATTGGAATTCACAAATTTATGAAAAAGGTTCGGAGGTTTATTTAGAAAGCGTAGATTTTCAGGTTTCAATTACGGATATTTATCAAAAAGTAGCGGGGTTAATCTAATTTAAAAAATCTCTAATTTTAGAAAGTGCTTAAATTAATTTAAAAAGGAGTTTTCCTAGATGTTTGTCTCTAAAAACAATTTTTACATTTCACCAGCAGATTATTTAGAAGCTGAACAAATCAGTCCGATTAAACATGAATATCGGCGGGGTCATGTTTATGCAATGACGGGGGCAAAAAAACCTCATATTGTGATTGCAGGAAACTATATTACCCTGCTTAATAATCATCTCCGTAATAGCCCCTGTCTAGTTCTTTCATCAGATATCAAAGTCCGACTTGAGGAAGCAAATTGTTATTATTATCCTGATGTGGCTGTAACCTGTGATCAACGGGATACAACTTCAACGGATGATTTTATTCGCTATCCCGTTTTGATAGTAGAAGTGCTTTCTCGTTCGACGGAGAATTTTGATAGAACTGAGAAATTTGCTGATTATCAAACTTGCCCTACGCTGCGGGAATATGTATTAGTAAGTCAAAACGAGATGAAGGTCGAGTGTTTCCGTTTGGATGAGTCTGGAAATTGGAATTCACAAATTTATGAAAAAGGTTCGGAGGTTTATTTAGAAAGCGTAGATTTTCAGGTTTCAATTACGGATATTTATCAAAAAGTCCCTGGCATTGTCTAATCAATAATCCTTACTTTGAGCAAAAAAATGATTAAAGTTCTGCATCTTTCGGATATTCATATTGGCAGCGGTTTTTCGCACGGTAAAATTAATCCAGTAACGGGATTAAATACACGATTAGAAGATTTCGTCAAGACTCTTTCGCTGTGTATTGATAGGGCAATTTCTGAGTCGGTGGATTTGGTTGTATTTGGGGGAGATGCGTTTCCGGATGCTACACCTCCGCCCTATGTTCAAGAAGCGTTTGCAACTCAATTTCGCCGCTTAGTGGATGCGGATATTCCGACAGTTTTGTTAGTAGGAAATCACGATCAACATTCCCAAGGACAAGGCGGTGCAAGTTTGTGTATTTATCGCACTTTGGGAGTGCCAGGTTTTATTGTGGGAGATCGTTTAGAGACTCACAGGATTGAAACAAAAAGTGGGCCGGTGCAAGTGTTAACTTTGCCTTGGTTAACTCGCTCAACTTTGATGGCGAGAGCGGAAACAGAAGGGATGGCAATTGCTGATGTGAATAATTTATTAAATGAAAAATTGCGGTTAGTTTTGGAAGGGGAAATCGTGCGGTTAGATAAAGATGTGCCGACAATTTTGTTAGCGCATTTGATGGCAGATAAGGCAGAATTAGGTGCGGAGAGATTTTTGGCGGTGGGGAAAGGTTTTACTATTCCGATGTCGTTGTTGGTGCGTCCTTGTTTTGAATATGTGGCGCTGGGGCACGTTCACCGGCACCAAAATTTGAATCGGCAAAATAATCCGCCGGTGATTTATCCGGGGAGTATTGAACGGGTGGATTTTAGTGAGGAAAAAGAGGATAAAGGTTATGTGATGTTGGAGGTGGAAAAAGGCAGGGTAAATTGGGAGTTTTGTAAGTTACCGGTGAGGTCTTTTGTAACAATTCGGGTCGATGTTTCGGAGGCGGAAGATCCCCAGGCGATGTTGGTGGAAAAAATTGGTAAGAAAGAAATTAACGATGCGGTGGTGCGGTTGATTTATCAGGTGCGTTCTGAGCAGCTAGATTTGATTGATAATGCTGCGATTCATAAGGCGTTAAATGCGGCTCATAGTTATACAATTCAGGCGGAATTAGTGAGTCAATTGGCGCGTCCGCGTGTGCCTAGTTTAGTGGCCGGTGGGGGTATTTCTCCGATGGAGGCGTTGAAAAGTTATTTGGAAAATCGCAGTGATTTGAAAGATATTCAGGGGGATTTGTTGGTGGCGGCGGAGGGTTTGTTGGGGGGAGAAGAGGGGGATAAACAGTTGAATTTGTTGTAAAAATTCCCCAAATTTTAACTTAATTAACCACCGACTCAGAAAAAAATGAGACTTTATAGCCGTGACAACTATTGAAGTTTTTATAAACTTAGGTTTTCCGAAAAACCTGGTTTCTCAATCTGCCGATTCTGCCGGCTTAAAATGCCTTCGATTTTTTCAATAACCCTAACCAAATCCTGATGCTTAACTAATTGCTCTAATTCTGTTAAGGCTCCTTCTGCTTGTTCAATTTTTTGCAGTAAAGATTCTGTTTCTAAATATGCGTTGATTTCAGGATTATGTAGTTCTGAACTCATGTTAGATGCAGGATATTTTACCAATTCTTCCAACTGAGCTAACGCCATCTCTGCTGTCTCAATTTGTTGTATAAGCGAACGCGCCACCGTCGCACCTTCTCTTGCTGATTCTGTAAGATCCTGAACACGGATTTTAAAACGATTAGCAAGCTGGTCTACTTGCCGACCGGCTTCAAAAGTTTGGCTAACTAATTTCCCAATTTCAGACGTAACGTTGCTAAATTCGCTAAAGTGATCTCCCGAACGATGCGCCACAACGGCTGCTTGCATAGCTAAATATCGCACTTGCTGGCTAACTTTTGCAATAAGTACCGAAGCAGCATTAATTGTCTCTAATTCTTTGGCTAAAGCCTTGCCAATATCGACAATTTGATCCGTATTCTGGCAAATAGCATTCACACCGGCAAAAGTTGCCTGAAAAGCCTTTCGGCCTTCCAGAGACAGAAGTTTTCCAATTTGAATAAACTTTTGATTTAATTGCGAAATTCTTTTTGCTTGCTTCATTAATCGAGATTGCTGTTCGCTCAAAAGTTGATTTTGGTTTTGTAGTTCAACTAAATTAAACTCTAACAATTGCGTGTAACCTTTCGCTTTATTTTGTTCTTTTTGAATGAGATTAAGCGAGTTATGAATTTCTAACTTTTGCAAGCGGATAACTTCATAAGATAAACTGAGCATTTGCGATTGACCGAGCAGCAAAACCCGCATATCAAGTAAGCGAAAACTATTATCATCGTAGACAATAACCACCGGCTCATATACCAAATCTTCAGAGCGATTTAGCGCAATTTTTGCCGCTTCATCAATTTTGCTATTCTGAGAAAGTAGCAAAGCAGGAATTTTAAAAAAATCTAAAATCGCACCTATAGGGCGCTGCATATAAAGTTCAATATTATAAGGTTGACTCATCCATTCATAAAATTTTCGCCGTGAAATCATTCCCACCAAGCGCGGGCCATTAAGCACCATTACCCCCGGAATTTCTGGTTGGTGAGCAAAGGTTTTCGCCACAATATTGCCGGGGATTCTTTGGCTAACTTGAAAGTGATGGCTGGGCAAGTTGCCAATGGTAGAATCAGGAGTGAGTTGAGACAGATCAATCATTCACGGAGGATGCCGACAGCAAAAACGAGATTTTCTTTATGTTGACACAAATAATTAAGATAGTAACCTAAATTATTAATTAACCGATTTTGCTGCCTTTTTTTTGACAAGCCCGCGCTGACAGCACAAAGAGTGCTAAAGTTACAATCAAGTATGTCATTAATAGAAATGCAGTGTTAGACCCCTCTGGATTCTCCCCCCCCCACCGGCTTCCTCTTCAGCGTTGGCAGATTTTCTCACAACAGCCAGACCTCTGCGTACAATTGGCTGATGCTACCGGTTTATCAGCGGTTTTAGCACAAGTTCTTATTAATCGCGGTCTTAAAAATCCTACCGAAGCCCAATTTTATTTAAACCCAGACTCAATTGTTTTACCCTCCCCAATTGATGAATTTCCAGACTTGCAAAAAAGCGTCGATTTGTTGGTTCAAGCCATTAGTTTAAAACAAAAAATTGCTATTTGTGGAGACTATGATGCCGATGGAATGACCAGCACTTCATTGTTGCTAAGAGCATTGCGTTGGTTGGGGGCTGAAGTTGATTATGCCATTCCCAGCCGTATGAGCGAAGGCTATGGAATTAACATCCGAATTGTTGAAGAATTCCACCGCGAAGGTGTGGAAATAGTTTTAACAGTTGATAATGGAATATCAGCCTATGAGCCAGTTTTTCGTGCCAGGGAATTAGGCTTAAAAGTGATTGTAACCGATCACCATGATATCCCCGACAAATTACCGCCGGCAGACGCAATTCTAAATCCCAAATTAATCAGAGAAGATTCTCCCTATCGGGGAGTTGCTGGGGTAGGAGTTGCCTATATTCTCGCTGTTTGCCTTGCTCAAAAGTTAGGCAAAACTCAAGGCTTAATTACGCCTTTACGCTCATTAATGACATTAGGAACTATTGCCGATTTAGCGCCTTTAACGGGGGTAAACCGGCGCTGGTTAAAGCTGGGTTTGCGGCAGTTACCTACATCAGAATTAGCAGGAATTCAAGCCTTAATTCAAGTGGCAGGAGTAAAAGCGAGAGAACAGGGAAATTTTTACATAAAACAAGAAAATAAAAACACAAAATCTTTAAAACCCGAAGATATTGGCTTTAGGCTTGGGCCGAGAATTAATGCAGTGGGAAGAATTGGCGACCCGCAAATTGTCATTGACTTGTTAACTACAGATGACATGGGATTGGCATTAGAAAAAGCCATGCAATGCGAACAAATTAATCAGCGCCGGCAGCAACTTTGCAAACAAATTGAAAAAGAGGCGGTGGAGTGGGTAGAAAATAGCCAAATTAACTTATTAGAAAAGCGAGTTTTGGTGGTAGTGCAGCCAAACTGGCATCATGGAGTAATTGGCATTGTTGCCTCGCGGCTAGTAGAAAGATACGGCGTGCCGGTGTTTATTGGAACCTACGAAGATAGCGGACATATTCGCGGATCTGCGCGCAGTATTCCAGAGTTTCATGTCTTTGAAGCTTTGCAATTTTGCGATGATTTGTTAGGCAAATATGGCGGACATCGTGCGGCGGGAGGCTTTTCTTTGAAAGCAGAAAATTTACAAGCATTTAGCGACCGGCTTAGTGTTTTCGCACATCGCTGTTTAGAACCGGCACACTTAAAACCTTTGGTACAAATAGACGCCGAATTAAATTTAGATGAAATTAATTTAGATTTATATCGTCAAATAGACGCTTTACATCCCTGCGGAATTGAAAACTCAGAGCCGGTTTTTTGGGTTTCAAATGTGCGAGTCGTTGAGCAAAAAATTGTGGGAGAAAATCACCTGAAAGTCACCCTTTCTCAACAGTTAAAAAATGGTGGATATGCTCGCATTCAAGCAATGGCGTGGCGATGGGGAGAGTATTTTCCTTTACCCGTTCGCCTGGATGTCGCTTATCGCTTAACCGAGAATAATTGGCAGGGAAATACAAATCTTGAAATCGAAATTATTGGCGTGCGCTTACCGCAAGAACAAACAGATCAAAGTGTGCCGGTTGCAGCACTAGCCAAAGCAGAATTTTATTATGAAAACCAGAAATATAATTGCGCCTTGTATGCAAAAAATTCCGGGCAAGAGATAAGAATCAAAACTCCCCAAGGGCAAGTTTTAGCCATTGAAAAAGGGCAAAAAATTGGTATTTTTGGAACCAATCGAGAAACAGCATTGCCGGTGGATGTGCGACAAAAGCAGTTTTTTAACTTAATTAAATCAGCAATGGCAGCTTTACAAATGTAGGTTGGGTTGCCAAACCCAACCTATTATAAAAAACCCACACCCAGCTTTTAACTAATCCATTTCTGAAATTTGTTAACCAAACTATTAACAGATTGACCTAACTGTTTTTTTACCCGCCAGCGCTGGAAAGCTTGCTCGTATTCTTCACCCTCACTTTGATAGCTATTCCAGCCTTGCAAAGCCAGTCCTAAGCCCCAAAATAACAGAATATATAAAGACCAAGATAGCTCGCCAGAACCGGCCAAATTTAACAGGACAAAAAAGCTGTTAAAAATTCCATAGTTAACAGCGTTCTTTTTTAATTTCTTGCGGCGATAAGTTTCAAAAACTTGGCGTTCTTCAAAGTCACCTGAACGGCTTAACCATTCTTTTTCGGCGGCTTCCAAATGAGCAAGAGGAATGTTTAAATCTTGAGCAATTTCTAACATTTGAGCGCGAGAAATTTCCCCGCCTTCTTCTTTTCGAGATAAAGCTAAATGTAAAATTTGCTGTACTTCGTCTTGACTATAAGTAGGTGCGAGCCCGGTTTTTTGGGCTGGGGAACGGTCTGTTGTTTTTAAATTTTCTGAAGAAACCATCACAGTAGCCTTTTCAGTATCACTATCCTTTCTATTTTGCCTGACTTTTTGACAATTGACAGGGGGGAATATCCGATCCACCCTAGTAGGGTGCAGCTTTGTTTAGAAATCGGTTAAAATAACCAAATACTTTTTACAAAATCATCCCAACAACAACCCCCTATGAATTTAAGTATCACCGGCAACCAATTATCTATCGACTTAGAATGGTATGAGCAACTTTGGGCATTTACCCTCAATGAAACCATGTCTATTCCCCTTGCTCATATTGAAAGAGTCACCGCAGAAGAACCCCAAAGCACTTGGGCAGAACTTCGCGCACCCGGAACATTTTTACCTGGCATTATAAAGGCCGGTACTTATTACACTCGACGCGGAAAAGAGTTTTGGTATGTCACAAAAGACAAGGATTATTTAACCCTTGAATTAATCGATGAACCTTACAACCGCATCATTTTAACCCTCGATAACAATCAAGCATGGATTGACCGCATAAATCAGGCGAAAGGTATGAATTAGAAAACCCATGAAAAAATATCTAACTGTTGCCGGCGCGACTTTGTTATTGATTGTTTTCCTCAGTATCACTTTATTTGCGAAGGAGAATACCTCTGTGGAATCGGTAGACCAAAACAACCAAAAACTAGAAAAAGTAGCCTCTAATTTTAATTTCGTCGAGGGGCCGGTGTGGATGCCCGCCGGCTATTTAATTTTCAGCGATATTCCCGCCGATACTCTTTACAAATATCAGCAAAATCAACCTGTTGAAGTCTTCCGGAAACCATCAGGAAACGCCAATGGAAACACCCTCGACAAGCAGGGAAATTTAATTACCGCAGAGCATAAAAACCGCCGTGTTTCCCGCACCGGCCAAGATGGAAAAATTATTACTTTAGCAGATAAATTTGAAGGCAAACTGCTCAACAGTCCCAACGATGTGATAGTCAAATCAGATGGCAGTATTTACTTCACAGATCCGCCTTACGGCATCCAAAAAAAAGACGAAGAATTAGGCTTTTATGGCGTTTACCGCATCGCCCCTGATGGCAAACTAAGCTTATTAGCAAAAGACTTTATCCGTCCCAATGGATTAGCATTTTCTCCCGATGAGAAAAAGCTTTATGTCAACGACACAGAAAAAAATCACATGAGAGTTTTTGATGTGCAAACTGATGGAAGTTTGGCCGGCGGAGAAGTCTTTGCAGAAATGAAAGAAGAAGGCAAAAACGGCGTACCCGATGGCATCAAAGTTGATGTCGAAGGAAATGTTTATAGCACCGGCCCTGGCGGAATTTGGGTATTTTCTCGCACCGGCCAATTAATCAATAAAATCGCTGTCCCAGAAAGTGCCACTAATTTAGCTTGGGGAGATGAAGATTACAAAACCCTTTACATAACAGCCGGTAAAAGCTTATACAAAATCCGGTTAACAATTGCTGGAATAAAACCAGGAGTAAATTAACAGGTGCAAGCACCGGAAGTCTAAGCTATAATCAAGAAAATTTGAAAGCGGGAGTCATGCAAAATGGAACGCAAAACAAGCCGGCGCAAATTTTTACTAACCACCGCATCCGTAGCGGGTGGAATTGTTGCCTGTTCAGCAGTTAAAAGCCAGCAACCAGAAGTTTCAACACTGACAACCAAAGCCGAAATAACCGGCACAATGCCAGAGCGAATATTAGGAAAAACCGGCATAAAACTTCCCATTTTTGGATTAGGAGGCGCCGGACAAACCCCACTTTCAAAAACAGGACAAGAAGCAGCCTCAATACCAATCATTGAACGCGCCTTGCAACTAGGCATTAAATACTTTGATACAGCCGCAGAATACGGCCCCAGCGAAGAGAATTTAGGTAAAATATTACCACAGTATCGAAAACAAATTTTTCTAGCCAGCAAAACCCATGCACGCGACAGAGATGGAGCATGGCGACACTTGGAAAATTCCCTTAAACGTTTAAAAACAGATTACCTTGATTTGTGGCAATTGCACCACGTTTCTTTGGCAGAAGAAATTACCGAAATTTTCAGTAAAAATGGCGCAATAAAAGCCCTAGAAGAAGCAAAACAACAAAAACTAATTCGCTTCACCGGCATCACCGGCCACCACGAACCTGATATCATAGCCGAAGCCTTGCGTCGGTATGATTTCGACACAACATTAATCTGCGTAAATGCAGCAGATAAACATCATCCGCGTCCCTTTATTCCCGCCGTCATGCCAATAGCAAGACAGAAAAATATAGGCGTTATTGCGATGAAAGTGCCGGCCTATGGAAGGTTATTTAAAAATGGCATTCTCGACGGAATGGAGCAAGCGATGGGCTACAGCCTTTCCGTTGCCGGTGTGCATACTTGCGTCATCGCCGCCGAAACACCAGAGCAACTAGAATCAAATGTGAGAGTCGCCCAAGCTTATAAGCCTTTAAGTGAGAAAGAAATGGCAGCCATCGAACAGCGAACCGCAACCGCATGGCAAGATAACACCTTTTTCCGCGCTTGGACGTAGTTAGGTTAGCACACTTTTAAATTTTAACCTCCGCAGGAGGTTTTCTTCCTGTAGGCACCGATTTTAATCGGTGTCTATTTTTATGCTGATCATCAAAAAACCTTTTACCAAGTTTGCGAAATTATCTCCCTCACAGGTGATGCTATAAACAGAAGACAATCATTGCTTAAAAAAGCCAACCATGAGCCAATCAATCATTCAATTAGCCGACAATTTACCCAGCGAAAACATCACCATTTCCGCCTTAAAAGCCTTAGATTTTGTTGTCCCCGGAGAGTGGCAAAATACAGTAGGTTTCGCCAACATGGTGCGGGAAATCACCGGCAAAAAAGACCCCGACAAAATCCAAAAAATCAGCGAACGCGCTTTATGGATTTACAATGATGAATCTCTAGGTTATCAAAAAGCAATTTGGCTTTATCAAATCGTTGATAATGCAGACAGTGCAATGGGAATGGCAGCAATGGCAAATAAAGTCAGCCAGTCGATATCCTTTCTCGGCTTTTTAAACAAATTAACACCCAAAGCAGATACAATTCAATCGGTGGATTTGTGTATTAAATTAGTAGCAGAATTAATTGCATTTTGCATACTTAACCGCATTCCAATTTACAGCATTCCTGACTTTGTAAAAGCCTTGCCAAACTATCACAATGAAGCCGTAATGCGTATGGCGGCGCTGGTATGTTTTGATGGTTTAATTCCCTTGGGGCCAGACTTTTTACAGGTTTCTGGAAGAACGATTAACGGTTTAAATCCGGCCATGTTAGAGCAAAATCCTGTGTTTCAAAAAGTCAGCGGTTTAATCCCCGGAAATAACGCTCAGAATAAGCTAGGTTTTATCAGTCAAACCTTTAATTCTGCCCAAGGTTGGATGGGAAATTTGGTATCATCGCGGGGGTTGAAACCGGCCAGTATTTTAGGGAAATTGCAAGGTTTTGTGGATGTGGCGGATGATAAGTTAGATTATGTAGCGGCGTTTTTGGATATGACGACGAATTATTATGAGCATACAGGCATTCAAACAGTGTCTAGGTATCTCATTAACGAAGCGGCGCAGCAAGTGAAGAAATAGCAAATAACAAACCGGGTTTTTCTTAAGAACTCCTATATTTAAACCTTTAAATGTTAGGAAAAATCCGGTTTGTCTACTATTTTTTCATTGTTTTAATCACCCACTCTTTCCCTTGTTTTCCATAGTGATGCAAAATCGGGCAATTCCTAACCCAATTTAACCGGCAATCCTCCAAAAAACCCCTAATTCCTAACCGTCTCCAAACTTCCCCTCCCCTCCAACAACTGCGTAACCGCATTCACAACCAACTGAGCAGAACCAACAAAAAAATCCCTATCCAAACTCTCCGGCTTATCCGAAAATTGATGATAATGTGGATTCCGTAAATTAGCAGTATCCGTCACCAAAACCGCCCCAATACCATTTAACCAAAAAGGAGCATGATCACTCCGCAAAACATCAGGAATTAACGCCCCCTTCAAAGGCACCGGCAACCCAAAAACAGCAGGCAAACCACCCCCCTTAACTTCCTCAAAAACCCGCAAAAGCGGCAAATGTTCAGTATCACCAACCACCGCCAAAAAATCCCCCTTATTACTAACACCAGAAACCGGCAACCCCTGCGGCAACTTCTGACAACCAGCCACCCGACAAGCAAAACCAATCATATCCAAAACCACCACCCCCCGCACATCATCTAACCGCACATCCCCCCCATTAAACGCCAAACTCCCCAACAAACCCCTCTCCTCCGAATCAAAAAACACCACCCCCAAACCCCTCGCCGTCTCACTTTGTACCAAAAGGCGCGCCACCTCCAACACCGTCGCCACCCCCGTCGAATTATCATCAGCCCCCGGAGACACCGGCACAGTATCATAATGCGCCCCCACCAAAATCACCCCCGCACTCGCATCCGTTCCCTGACGTTGCGCCCACACATTCACACCCCCCTCAAATTCCTGTAACTGCGGTTGCAATCCCAACTCACTTAACCTATTGATAATATATTCTTGCGCCCGTTGTCGGTCATTATTTGTATATCGCTGAAAATTCAACTCTTTAATGTGAGAAAACAACCGCTCAGAATCTACCTTTGGCCCTTGCACACGATATACCTGAGCAGAAGCCGGTTTATCCACAACCGCTATCTCCACCTCCTGAGAAAACCAAAACGAACCCATCAAAACCACCAAACACACCAGCAACCCCACCAACACCCATCGCCTCATAACAAACCTCATCCCTAGCCCCAAAAAACTGATCAATAAAAAAGGGGATGTCAATTCATCCCCTTACCTTAATTTTGCTCAAAACTAGCAGCTAATGACCAATTACAACTGAGGAACAAACTGCTCTTTTTCCGGCACCACAGTGTACTCAGCCACAATTTGCCGGAACTCCTCACCATCAATCGTTTCTTTTTCAATCAGCAAATCAACAAGCCGGTCAATCACCTCGCGGTTTTCCCGCATGATCCGCTTCGCATCCACATAACACTGCTCAACAATCGAACGAACAGCCACATCAATCTGAGAAGCAATTTTCTCAGAATAATCAGACTTATTCATCCAATCCCGGCCCAAAAACACCTCACCTTGCTGGCTTTCCAGAGACAAAGGCCCAAGCTCAGACATCCCCAAACGAGTCACCATTTGGCGAGCCATTCCAGTCACCTGCTGCAAATCATTACCCGCGCCAGTCGTCACCTCAGAATCGCCAAAAACGATTTCCTCAGCAGCACGACCACCCAAAGCACCCGTAATACGAGCCTTCAATTGCGAACGAGAAACCAAACTCTGATCCTCACCAGGCATAAACCAAGTCAAACCACGAGCCTGTCCACGCGGCACCAAAGTCACCTTCTGCACCGGATCATGGTCTTTAATCAAAGTCCCAACAATCGCATGACCAATTTCGTGATAAGCAATCAAACGCTTACTTTTGCCATCCACCAGCGGCGTACCTTCCATACCGGCAACCACACGGTCAACAGCATCATCAATCTCCAGCATCGTAATAGCATCCTTGCGCCGGCGGGCCGTCAAAATCGCCGCCTCATTCAGCAAATTCGCCAAATCAGCACCCGAAAAACCAGGAGTCCGGCGAGCAATCGCATCCAGAGAAATATCGGGCCCTAACTTTTTATTACGAGCATGAACCCCCAAAATCTCCAACCGGCCCTTAATATCCGGCGTATCCACCATCACCTGCCGGTCAAACCGGCCCGGACGCAACAGCGCCGCATCCAAAACATCAGCCCGGTTAGTCGCAGCAATAATAATAATTCCGCTATTGCCCTCAAAACCATCCATCTCAGTCAACAACTGGTTTAGAGTCTGCTCACGCTCATCATTACCACCACCAATACCGGCCCCACGCTGGCGACCCACCGCATCAATTTCATCAATAAAGATAATGCAAGGCGCATTTTCCTTAGCCTTCTTAAACAAATCACGGACGCGGGACGCACCCACACCCACAAACATCTCCACAAACTCAGAACCAGAAATGCTAAAGAACGGCACACCGGCCTCACCAGCAATCGCCTTAGCCAACAGAGTTTTACCAGTTCCCGGAGGGCCAACAAGCAAAACACCTTTAGGAATTTTTGCACCAACCGCCGTAAAGCGTTCCGGTTTCTTCAAGAAAGTAACAACCTCTTGCAGTTCTTCCTTAGCCTCATCAATACCGGCCACATCATCAAACAAAATGCCGGTTTTCGCTTCCATACTAAAACGAGCCCGCGACTTGCCAAAATTCATCGCTTGGCCAGGGCCACCCGGCACATTATTAGACCGGCGGAACAAGAAAAACAACCCCGCCATCAGCAACAGAGGGAAAACCAAATTCCCCAACAAACCCCAAACAGCGCCATCATTCCGCACAGGGTGAGTGTCAAAATCAATAGTAGACTCGCGCAGTCTCGTAATTAATTGAGGAGCATTCGCCGGCAAATCTACCCGCAAACGCTGCAACCGATTATCCAGATCCGGGTCAACCGCCTCCACAATCGCCGTGCGGCCACCCTCATACAGATCCACCCGCGTCACGCGGCCAGCATCCAGGTATTCCAAAAACC includes the following:
- a CDS encoding M28 family peptidase, whose translation is MRRWVLVGLLVCLVVLMGSFWFSQEVEIAVVDKPASAQVYRVQGPKVDSERLFSHIKELNFQRYTNNDRQRAQEYIINRLSELGLQPQLQEFEGGVNVWAQRQGTDASAGVILVGAHYDTVPVSPGADDNSTGVATVLEVARLLVQSETARGLGVVFFDSEERGLLGSLAFNGGDVRLDDVRGVVVLDMIGFACRVAGCQKLPQGLPVSGVSNKGDFLAVVGDTEHLPLLRVFEEVKGGGLPAVFGLPVPLKGALIPDVLRSDHAPFWLNGIGAVLVTDTANLRNPHYHQFSDKPESLDRDFFVGSAQLVVNAVTQLLEGRGSLETVRN
- the ftsH2 gene encoding ATP-dependent zinc metalloprotease FtsH2, which codes for MKFDWKIGLLWAVPALVIGFFVWQGVFANATVEAGNNAANVRMSYGRFLEYLDAGRVTRVDLYEGGRTAIVEAVDPDLDNRLQRLRVDLPANAPQLITRLRESTIDFDTHPVRNDGAVWGLLGNLVFPLLLMAGLFFLFRRSNNVPGGPGQAMNFGKSRARFSMEAKTGILFDDVAGIDEAKEELQEVVTFLKKPERFTAVGAKIPKGVLLVGPPGTGKTLLAKAIAGEAGVPFFSISGSEFVEMFVGVGASRVRDLFKKAKENAPCIIFIDEIDAVGRQRGAGIGGGNDEREQTLNQLLTEMDGFEGNSGIIIIAATNRADVLDAALLRPGRFDRQVMVDTPDIKGRLEILGVHARNKKLGPDISLDAIARRTPGFSGADLANLLNEAAILTARRRKDAITMLEIDDAVDRVVAGMEGTPLVDGKSKRLIAYHEIGHAIVGTLIKDHDPVQKVTLVPRGQARGLTWFMPGEDQSLVSRSQLKARITGALGGRAAEEIVFGDSEVTTGAGNDLQQVTGMARQMVTRLGMSELGPLSLESQQGEVFLGRDWMNKSDYSEKIASQIDVAVRSIVEQCYVDAKRIMRENREVIDRLVDLLIEKETIDGEEFRQIVAEYTVVPEKEQFVPQL